From one Cryptomeria japonica unplaced genomic scaffold, Sugi_1.0 HiC_scaffold_405, whole genome shotgun sequence genomic stretch:
- the LOC131871378 gene encoding rust resistance kinase Lr10-like: MNSGSIGKVENFLQSYIHEMPTRYSFSQLKKITNDFSDKLGEGGFGMVYKGKLPSGFFVAVKLLDQSRQSESQFMNEVATLGTIHHVHLVRLMGYCFEGFRSALVYEYMANGSLEKFLFQGKEQEQKLSWEQLYSIALGAARGIAYLHQDCNRRIIHFDIKPHNILLDADFTPKVADFGLAKLYGKGDDHVSITATRGTPGYVAPEAWNINLGGVTDKSDVYSFGMLLMEIAGRRKNIELQVSHSSQLYFPEWAFKLIESGELEKRLREKGRCDMEVEDEEKVRRMTKVGLWCIQYNSNDRPSMSRVVQMLEGNGDDVSNPPLPFNSSPPREVPLSSSSEEYSSVV, translated from the coding sequence ATGAATTCAGGGTCTATTGGGAAAGTGGAGAATTTTCTCCAAAGTTATATTCATGAAATGCCGACCAGATATTCATTCTCTCAGCTAAAGAAGATCACTAACGACTTTTCAGATAAACTTGGGGAAGGAGGATTCGGCATGGTTTATAAAGGAAAGCTCCCGAGCGGTTTTTTTGTGGCTGTAAAACTTTTGGATCAGTCGAGACAGAGTGAGAGCCAGTTCATGAATGAGGTTGCAACTCTGGGAACCATTCATCACGTTCACTTGGTTCGCCTCATGGGTTATTGTTTTGAAGGTTTCAGAAGCGCACTTGTATATGAGTACATGGCCAATGGATCCCTAGAGAAGTTTCTATTTCAAGGAAAAGAACAAGAACAGAAGCTCAGTTGGGAGCAATTGTATTCAATTGCTTTGGGCGCTGCGCGCGGAATTGCGTATTTGCACCAAGATTGTAACAGGCGCATCATTCATTTTGACATTAAGCCTCACAATATTTTACTGGATGCAGATTTCACGCCCAAAGTAGCTGATTTTGGTCTCGCTAAACTGTATGGGAAGGGAGACGACCACGTATCAATTACGGCAACCAGAGGGACGCCAGGATATGTTGCGCCAGAGGCGTGGAATATAAATTTGGGAGGTGTAACAGACAAATCAGATGTTTACAGTTTTGGAATGCTATTAATGGAGATAGCGGGAAGGAGGAAGAACATTGAGTTGCAGGTGAGCCATTCGAGTCAACTTTATTTTCCGGAATGGGCGTTCAAATTGATAGAAAGTGGGGAGTTGGAAAAGAGGTTGAGAGAAAAAGGTCGATGCGACATGGAAGTGGAAGATGAAGAGAAGGTGAGGAGAATGACGAAAGTAGGACTTTGGTGTATTCAATACAATTCCAATGACCGACCATCAATGAGCAGGGTGGTACAAATGCTGGAAGGAAACGGTGATGATGTAAGCAATCCTCCATTACCTTTCAACTCCTCCCCACCGCGTGAAGTACCATTGTCATCTTCCTCCGAAGAATATTCATCCGTGGTATAG
- the LOC131871379 gene encoding rust resistance kinase Lr10-like, producing the protein MNSGSIGKVENFLQSYIHEMPTRYSFSQLKKITNDFSDKLGEGGFGMVYKGKLPSGFFVAVKLLDQSRQSESQFMNEVATLGTIHHVHLVRLMGYCFEGFRSPLVYEYMANGSLEKFLFQGKEQEQKLSWEQLYSIALGAARGIAYLHQDCNRRIIHFDIKPHNILLDADFTPKVADFGLAKLYGKGDDHVSITATRGTPGYVAPEVWNINLGGVTDKSDVYSFGMLLMEIAGRRKNIELQVSHSSQLYFPEWAFKLIESGELEKRLREKGRCDMEVEDEEKVRRMTKVGLWCIQYNSNDRPSMSRVVQMLEGNGDDVSNPPLPFNSSPPREVPLSSSSEEYSSVV; encoded by the coding sequence ATGAATTCAGGGTCTATTGGGAAAGTGGAGAATTTTCTCCAAAGTTATATTCATGAAATGCCGACCAGATATTCATTCTCTCAGCTAAAGAAGATCACTAACGACTTTTCAGATAAACTTGGGGAAGGAGGATTCGGCATGGTTTATAAAGGAAAGCTCCCGAGCGGTTTTTTTGTGGCTGTAAAACTTTTGGATCAGTCGAGACAGAGTGAGAGCCAGTTCATGAATGAGGTTGCAACTCTGGGAACCATTCATCACGTTCACTTGGTTCGCCTCATGGGTTATTGTTTTGAAGGTTTCAGAAGCCCACTTGTATATGAGTACATGGCCAATGGATCCCTAGAGAAGTTTCTATTTCAAGGAAAAGAACAAGAACAGAAGCTCAGTTGGGAGCAATTGTATTCAATTGCTTTGGGCGCTGCGCGCGGAATTGCGTATTTGCACCAAGATTGTAACAGGCGCATCATTCATTTTGACATTAAGCCTCACAATATTTTACTGGATGCAGATTTCACGCCCAAAGTAGCTGATTTTGGTCTCGCTAAACTGTATGGGAAGGGAGACGACCACGTATCAATTACGGCAACCAGAGGGACGCCAGGATATGTTGCGCCAGAGGTGTGGAATATAAATTTGGGAGGTGTAACAGACAAATCAGATGTTTACAGTTTTGGAATGCTATTAATGGAGATAGCGGGAAGGAGGAAGAACATTGAGTTGCAGGTGAGCCATTCGAGTCAACTTTATTTTCCGGAATGGGCGTTCAAATTGATAGAAAGTGGGGAGTTGGAAAAGAGGTTGAGAGAAAAAGGTCGATGCGACATGGAAGTGGAAGATGAAGAGAAGGTGAGGAGAATGACGAAAGTAGGACTTTGGTGTATTCAATACAATTCCAATGACCGACCATCAATGAGCAGGGTGGTACAAATGCTGGAAGGAAACGGTGATGATGTAAGCAATCCTCCATTACCTTTCAACTCCTCCCCACCGCGTGAAGTACCATTGTCATCTTCCTCCGAAGAATATTCATCCGTGGTATAG